The window CTTGCGGAGCTTACCTTTTAGCAGATATTGCCCATATTGCAGGATTGGTGGCAGCAGGTATTCATCCCTCTCCGATTCCGTGGTGTGAATTTGTCACTGCTACCACTCACAAGACCTTGAGAGGACCAAGGGGTGGTCTTATTATGTGCAAGGAGTTCTTTGCCAAACCTATAGACAAGATGGTCTTCCCTGGTATTCAGGGTGGTCCCTTGATGCATATGATAGCGGCTAAAGCTGTAGCATTCAAAGAAGCATTAACGGAGGAATTTAATGAATATCAAAGACAGGTTGTGAAAAATGCGAAAAAATTAGCTTCGGTTTTGGTGGACGAAGGATTCAAACTTGTTTCTGGTGGAACGGATAATCACCTGATGCTTGTTGATTTGACCGATAAGAACATTACGGGAAAGGCTGCAGAAGAAGCATTGGGGGAAGTAGGTATTGTAGTAAACAAAAATACCGTCCCGGGTGAAACCCGCTCTCCGATGGTTGCCTCTGGCATCAGAATAGGAACGCCTGCAATTACAACGAGAGGAATGAAGGAAAAAGAGATGGAGGAGATAGGGGAAATTATCTCCTATACTTTGAAGAATATAGAAAATAAAGAAGCCTACAAGAAGGCTAAGGAAAAAGTTCTTACACTGTGTGAGCAGTTTATATTTTATACGTAATGCGCTTCTTACGGAGTTTGTTTTTATGGATAGTAGTATTCTTTGTTACCATTTTTTATATTTTGAAACTTTTGTGGACAAAAGATGTTTTGCTAATCAAGAAATGGGCAAAATTGGTTTGCTTCATATTTGGAGTGAAAGTGGAAAAGAGAGGGCAGATTGCTTCTCGGTGTGTGTGTATGGCAAATCACGAAAGCTATTTTGATATTATGGCCATGGAGACGGTGATACAGGACAGGTGTATATGGATAGCGAAGCAAGAATTGTTCAAAAATCCCGTTTTGGGTATGGCAATGAAAAACTTAGATGTTATTCCCGTAAAGAGAAGTACCACTAAAAATAATGCCATTTCTT is drawn from Deltaproteobacteria bacterium and contains these coding sequences:
- a CDS encoding serine hydroxymethyltransferase, producing the protein MKDLKDVDFEVYEAIEKEKERENYNLEMIASENMSSPAVLQAMGCCMTNKYAEGYPGKRYYGGCEYVDVVESLAQERAKKLFNAEHVNVQPHSGTQANMAIYMAALQPGERLLGMALPHGGHLSHGAAVNFSGKLYTTFGYGVSIETGRIDYDEVAKIADEFKPRLIVVGASAYPRIIDFEKFREIADSCGAYLLADIAHIAGLVAAGIHPSPIPWCEFVTATTHKTLRGPRGGLIMCKEFFAKPIDKMVFPGIQGGPLMHMIAAKAVAFKEALTEEFNEYQRQVVKNAKKLASVLVDEGFKLVSGGTDNHLMLVDLTDKNITGKAAEEALGEVGIVVNKNTVPGETRSPMVASGIRIGTPAITTRGMKEKEMEEIGEIISYTLKNIENKEAYKKAKEKVLTLCEQFIFYT
- a CDS encoding 1-acyl-sn-glycerol-3-phosphate acyltransferase; the encoded protein is MKLLWTKDVLLIKKWAKLVCFIFGVKVEKRGQIASRCVCMANHESYFDIMAMETVIQDRCIWIAKQELFKNPVLGMAMKNLDVIPVKRSTTKNNAISLLKAIKKRKGIFMIFPEGSRIKEKKVFSKGGIFLAQKLNLPIIPTKIEGTREIMPPGTIVVRKGKVIVHFKEKIMPQGNIDEIAERVHEEIR